A genomic segment from Peribacillus sp. ACCC06369 encodes:
- the rnr gene encoding ribonuclease R — MEDNIQEHINKLLTYMTDEAYKPLTVQELEEALKIEDSADFKNFVKALVKMEEKGLVVRTRSNRYGLPQKMNLFRGKLTGHAKGFAFVTPEDNPGMDDIFIPPNETGTAMHGDVVMVRVSSETSGSRQEGTVIRILERGITQVVGTYSESKSFGFVIPDDKKIANDIFIPQHASHGAVEGHKVVVKLTSYPEGRVSAEGEVIEILGHKNDPGVDILSVIHKYGLPMEFPDDVMEQANAVSDTIQESEIGSRRDLRNDVLVTIDGADAKDLDDAVTVSKLENGNYKLGVHIADVSHYVTEGSPIDKEALERGTSVYLVDRVIPMIPHRLSNGICSLNPQVDRFTLSCEMEITPNGEVVNHEIFESVIKTTERMTYGNVNKILVDKDEEQLERYEALVPMFQDMEKLAAILRKNRMNRGAIDFDFNEAKVIVDEEGHPTDVVLRERSVAEKLIEEFMLAANETVAEHFHRLDVPFIYRIHEDPKPEKLQRFFEFITNFGYIVRGSANDVHPKALQEIIEAVAGKPEETVISTVMLRSMQQAKYDPESLGHFGLSAEFYTHFTSPIRRYPDLIVHRLIRTYLVEGKLDEATKEKWNAILPEIADHTSKRERRSVDAERETDDLKKAEYMLDKIGEEYTGIIGSVTNFGMFVELPNTIEGLVHVSFMTDDYYRFDERQLAMIGERTGNVFRIGDEIDVRVSNVNKEERAIDFEIIGMKVSRPRPSGEKKIFKANSGERKRSRGGNGGRNEGKGGGRNGNAPSSEKKSKKKKKFFENAPAAKRKRKPKKR, encoded by the coding sequence ATGGAAGATAACATTCAAGAACATATTAATAAGCTTCTTACGTACATGACGGATGAAGCATATAAGCCATTAACCGTACAGGAACTTGAAGAGGCTTTGAAAATTGAAGACTCGGCAGATTTCAAGAATTTCGTTAAGGCTCTAGTTAAAATGGAAGAAAAGGGACTGGTGGTCAGAACGAGAAGCAATCGTTACGGCCTGCCGCAAAAAATGAATTTGTTCCGCGGTAAATTAACGGGGCATGCAAAGGGATTCGCTTTTGTGACACCAGAAGATAACCCAGGCATGGATGATATTTTCATTCCGCCGAATGAAACGGGTACAGCGATGCATGGAGATGTCGTCATGGTACGCGTATCTTCGGAAACATCCGGCTCAAGACAAGAAGGCACGGTCATCAGAATACTTGAACGCGGCATTACACAAGTGGTCGGTACATACTCTGAAAGTAAAAGTTTTGGTTTCGTCATCCCAGATGATAAAAAGATCGCAAACGATATCTTCATTCCACAACATGCTTCCCATGGAGCGGTAGAGGGCCATAAGGTTGTCGTCAAGCTGACTTCTTATCCTGAAGGACGCGTAAGTGCTGAAGGCGAAGTCATTGAGATTCTTGGGCATAAGAATGACCCTGGTGTAGATATTCTTTCAGTGATCCATAAGTATGGTTTGCCGATGGAATTCCCGGATGACGTCATGGAGCAAGCCAATGCCGTTTCGGATACCATTCAAGAAAGTGAAATTGGCAGCCGCAGGGATTTGCGGAATGATGTTTTGGTCACGATTGATGGGGCGGATGCAAAGGACCTGGATGATGCCGTCACTGTTTCCAAACTTGAAAATGGCAACTATAAGCTGGGTGTGCATATTGCTGATGTCAGCCATTATGTAACGGAAGGCTCTCCAATCGATAAGGAAGCCTTAGAAAGAGGGACGAGCGTTTATTTGGTGGACAGGGTAATTCCGATGATCCCGCATCGTTTATCGAATGGCATTTGTTCCTTGAACCCGCAAGTGGATCGTTTTACACTCTCTTGTGAAATGGAAATCACGCCAAATGGTGAAGTCGTCAACCATGAAATTTTTGAAAGTGTCATTAAGACGACGGAACGTATGACATATGGCAATGTGAACAAAATCCTTGTGGATAAAGATGAAGAACAACTCGAACGCTATGAAGCTTTGGTTCCGATGTTCCAGGACATGGAGAAGTTAGCGGCCATCCTTCGTAAAAACCGGATGAATCGCGGTGCAATCGACTTTGATTTTAATGAAGCGAAAGTTATCGTTGATGAAGAGGGACATCCGACTGATGTGGTTTTACGTGAAAGGTCGGTTGCGGAAAAGCTGATTGAAGAGTTCATGCTTGCGGCTAACGAAACCGTTGCAGAGCATTTCCACCGACTTGATGTACCGTTCATTTACCGTATCCATGAAGATCCCAAGCCAGAAAAACTGCAGCGTTTCTTTGAATTCATTACGAACTTCGGATATATTGTTCGGGGATCGGCAAATGACGTTCATCCTAAGGCGCTACAGGAAATCATTGAGGCAGTTGCCGGTAAACCGGAAGAAACGGTCATATCCACCGTCATGCTTCGTTCCATGCAACAAGCGAAATATGACCCGGAGAGCCTAGGCCACTTTGGTTTATCAGCTGAGTTTTATACACATTTCACATCACCGATTCGCCGGTACCCGGATTTGATCGTACACAGGTTGATCAGGACCTACTTGGTGGAAGGTAAACTCGATGAAGCCACGAAGGAGAAATGGAATGCCATTTTACCTGAGATTGCCGATCATACATCGAAACGTGAACGTCGCTCAGTCGATGCCGAACGGGAAACGGATGATTTGAAGAAAGCGGAATATATGCTTGATAAAATCGGCGAAGAATATACCGGGATCATTGGTTCCGTTACGAATTTCGGGATGTTCGTCGAGTTGCCGAATACCATTGAAGGTCTTGTCCATGTCAGCTTCATGACGGATGATTATTACCGCTTTGATGAGCGTCAGCTTGCAATGATCGGGGAACGTACCGGTAATGTGTTCCGGATTGGCGATGAGATCGACGTCCGAGTTTCCAACGTCAATAAAGAGGAACGCGCCATCGATTTTGAAATTATCGGCATGAAGGTAAGCCGTCCGCGTCCATCTGGCGAGAAGAAAATATTCAAAGCCAATTCAGGTGAACGTAAACGTAGCCGTGGTGGCAATGGGGGACGTAACGAGGGAAAAGGCGGCGGCCGTAATGGAAATGCGCCTTCTTCCGAGAAAAAATCGAAAAAGAAGAAAAAATTC
- a CDS encoding carboxylesterase, which produces MKIKLQQPFTFKGGKRAVLLLHGFTGNSADVRMLGRYLEKQGYTCHAPHYKGHGVPPEELVKTGPSDWWKDVMMGYDFLKSEGHEEIAVAGLSLGGVFSLKLGYTVPIKGIVSMCAPMYIKSEEMMYKGVLEYAREFKKYEGKTQEQIELEMDLLADKPMNTLKALQELITDVREHVDLIYAPTFVVQGRHDDVINPKSADIIIDAIESPVKKIKWYEESGHVITLDKERNQLHEDVFEFLESLDWSE; this is translated from the coding sequence ATGAAAATCAAACTGCAGCAGCCCTTTACTTTTAAAGGCGGAAAAAGAGCTGTCTTACTTTTACATGGATTTACGGGGAATTCCGCAGATGTGCGGATGCTTGGCCGTTACTTGGAGAAACAGGGATACACCTGCCATGCCCCGCACTATAAAGGACATGGCGTTCCGCCGGAGGAGTTAGTGAAAACGGGTCCTTCAGATTGGTGGAAAGATGTCATGATGGGCTATGATTTTCTTAAAAGTGAGGGCCATGAAGAAATTGCTGTTGCTGGACTCTCATTAGGAGGCGTATTTTCTCTTAAATTAGGTTACACTGTACCTATAAAGGGTATCGTATCAATGTGTGCGCCTATGTATATCAAAAGTGAAGAAATGATGTATAAAGGAGTTTTGGAGTACGCCAGAGAATTTAAGAAGTACGAAGGGAAAACTCAAGAGCAAATTGAGCTTGAAATGGACCTCCTTGCCGATAAACCAATGAATACATTGAAAGCCCTTCAGGAATTGATAACTGATGTACGCGAGCACGTCGATCTTATTTACGCGCCGACATTTGTCGTGCAGGGTCGTCATGATGATGTTATCAATCCAAAAAGTGCCGATATTATTATTGATGCCATTGAATCACCAGTAAAAAAAATCAAGTGGTATGAAGAATCCGGTCACGTCATAACTCTTGATAAAGAACGAAACCAGTTGCATGAAGATGTATTTGAATTTTTAGAAAGTCTGGATTGGTCCGAATAA
- the secG gene encoding preprotein translocase subunit SecG, whose product MHAFLITLLVIVSIALIVTVLLQSGKSAGLSGAIAGGAEQLFGKQKARGLDLVLHRATVVLAILFFALTLLVAFFDV is encoded by the coding sequence ATGCATGCATTTCTCATAACGCTTTTAGTGATTGTCAGTATCGCCCTCATTGTGACGGTATTGCTTCAATCAGGTAAAAGTGCAGGTTTATCAGGTGCGATTGCCGGCGGTGCCGAGCAGCTATTCGGAAAGCAAAAGGCACGCGGTTTGGACCTTGTTTTACATCGCGCAACGGTAGTATTAGCCATTTTATTCTTTGCTTTAACTTTACTTGTTGCATTCTTTGATGTGTAA
- a CDS encoding M15 family metallopeptidase has product MLKPIFAATALSSFILMAGCSFDLTSNDEKEQKEEQPSSPETETETDKNNDEKESAQRQVEVDETAKPGQAGLQTLAHPEGIPVLVNKQYSLPEDYKPADLIYPKVDFIFQDKIEKRMMREEAGKALEVMFQAAEKENMHFAGVSAYRSHQRQIAVFNNYVAKDGEEKAKTYSAMPGTSEHETGLAIDVTTQDGACAAQDCFGDTNEAAWLAEHAHEYGFIIRYPEGKENITGYKYEPWHIRYVGVDAATEIYETKSTLEEYYNAIPVEAVSDK; this is encoded by the coding sequence ATGTTAAAACCTATATTTGCAGCAACTGCTCTATCATCTTTCATTCTGATGGCTGGCTGTTCATTCGATCTGACCAGCAATGATGAAAAAGAGCAAAAAGAAGAACAACCGAGCTCCCCGGAGACGGAGACAGAAACTGACAAGAATAATGATGAAAAAGAATCGGCCCAACGCCAGGTGGAAGTTGATGAAACAGCTAAACCCGGACAGGCTGGCCTTCAGACATTAGCCCATCCGGAAGGCATTCCTGTACTTGTCAATAAACAATACAGCCTACCTGAAGATTACAAACCTGCAGACCTTATCTACCCAAAAGTGGATTTCATCTTTCAAGATAAAATTGAAAAAAGAATGATGCGCGAGGAAGCGGGAAAGGCACTTGAAGTAATGTTCCAGGCTGCCGAAAAAGAAAACATGCACTTTGCCGGAGTTTCCGCTTATCGCTCACACCAAAGACAGATCGCGGTCTTTAATAACTATGTGGCTAAAGATGGGGAAGAAAAAGCGAAAACCTACAGTGCAATGCCTGGGACAAGCGAGCATGAAACGGGACTCGCGATTGATGTCACGACCCAAGATGGTGCATGTGCCGCCCAAGACTGCTTCGGTGATACGAATGAAGCCGCCTGGCTTGCTGAACATGCACATGAATACGGATTTATCATCCGCTACCCTGAAGGCAAGGAAAACATCACAGGTTATAAATACGAACCATGGCACATCCGCTATGTCGGTGTCGATGCCGCAACTGAAATCTATGAAACGAAGAGTACATTAGAAGAATACTATAATGCCATACCAGTGGAAGCTGTATCGGATAAATGA
- the eno gene encoding phosphopyruvate hydratase has protein sequence MPYIEHVYAREVLDSRGNPTIEVEIQTESGYFGRAIVPSGASTGEHEAVELRDGDKSRYLGKGVQKAVDNVNDIIADAVIGLDVTNQAGLDLTMIELDGTENKGNLGANAILGVSMAAAHAAAEFSGLPLYRYLGGFNAKQLPTPMMNIINGGSHADNNVDFQEFMILPVGAPSFKEAVRMGAEVFHALKSVLSAKGLNTAVGDEGGFAPNLGSNREALQVIIEAIEKAGYKAGEDIYLGMDVASSEFYNKETGKYDLAGEGRNGVTSEEMVAFYEELVNEFPILSIEDGLDENDWDGHKLLTERIGSKVQLVGDDLFVTNTKKLAEGIEKGIGNSILIKVNQIGTLTETFDAIEMAKRAGYTAVVSHRSGETEDATIADIAVATNAGQIKTGSMSRTDRIAKYNQLLRIEDQLGDLAVYGGLKSFYNLKK, from the coding sequence ATGCCGTACATCGAACATGTATATGCACGTGAAGTGCTAGATTCCCGTGGTAATCCAACAATAGAAGTAGAAATCCAAACAGAGTCCGGTTACTTCGGACGTGCAATCGTACCATCAGGTGCTTCCACAGGTGAACACGAAGCGGTTGAGCTTCGTGACGGAGATAAATCTCGTTACCTGGGTAAAGGGGTACAAAAAGCAGTTGATAATGTAAATGATATCATTGCTGATGCTGTCATTGGTTTGGATGTAACGAACCAAGCTGGCCTAGACCTAACTATGATTGAATTGGATGGTACTGAAAACAAAGGGAACTTGGGAGCTAATGCAATCCTTGGTGTGTCAATGGCTGCTGCCCATGCCGCTGCGGAATTTTCAGGTTTACCATTGTATCGTTACCTTGGAGGCTTCAATGCGAAACAACTTCCAACTCCAATGATGAACATTATTAACGGCGGATCACATGCCGATAACAATGTTGACTTCCAGGAATTCATGATCCTTCCTGTAGGTGCTCCAAGCTTTAAAGAAGCGGTCCGTATGGGTGCTGAAGTATTCCATGCATTGAAATCAGTCCTTTCTGCTAAAGGCTTGAATACGGCAGTTGGCGATGAAGGTGGCTTTGCGCCAAACCTTGGTTCAAACCGTGAAGCGCTGCAAGTCATCATCGAAGCAATTGAAAAAGCAGGCTATAAAGCAGGCGAAGATATCTACCTTGGTATGGACGTAGCATCATCTGAATTCTATAACAAAGAAACAGGCAAATATGACCTTGCAGGCGAAGGTCGCAATGGCGTTACATCCGAAGAAATGGTTGCTTTCTATGAAGAGCTAGTGAATGAATTCCCTATTCTTTCCATCGAAGACGGCTTGGACGAAAATGACTGGGATGGCCACAAACTTCTAACGGAACGCATTGGTTCTAAAGTTCAATTAGTGGGTGACGATTTATTCGTAACGAACACGAAAAAATTGGCTGAAGGAATCGAAAAAGGGATCGGTAACTCCATCCTGATCAAAGTGAACCAAATTGGTACACTGACTGAAACATTTGATGCAATCGAAATGGCTAAACGCGCAGGCTACACTGCAGTCGTTTCCCACCGTTCAGGTGAAACGGAAGATGCAACGATCGCTGATATCGCCGTTGCAACAAACGCTGGACAAATCAAAACCGGTTCCATGTCCCGTACAGACCGTATCGCTAAATACAACCAACTTCTTCGCATCGAAGACCAGCTTGGTGACTTGGCTGTATATGGCGGCTTGAAATCTTTCTATAACTTGAAAAAGTAA
- the gpmI gene encoding 2,3-bisphosphoglycerate-independent phosphoglycerate mutase, with the protein MSKSPVALIILDGFGCRNEEEGNAVFHAKKPNFDRYWEQYPHSHLTASGEAVGLPAGQMGNSEVGHLNIGAGRIVYQSLTRVNLAIREGEFAENPTLVDGMSHTKKKGTDLHLFGLLSDGGVHSHIEHMYALLKLAAKEGVKNVYVHAFLDGRDVGPKTAQGYIKEAEAKMKEIGVGQFATISGRYYSMDRDKRWERVEKSYRSMVYGDGPSYPSAMECVEDSYEHGIFDEFVIPSVITAEDGKPVATIKDDDAVIFYNFRPDRAIQISNTFTNEDFRSFDRGPGHPKHLHFVCLTHFSETVDGYVAFKPTNLDNTLGEVLSQNQLTQLRIAETEKYPHVTFFMSGGREEKFPGEERILINSPKVATYDLQPEMSAYELTDALMEQIEADRFDAILLNFANPDMVGHSGMLEPTIKAIETVDECLGRIVDLIVSKGGTAIITADHGNADEVVTLEGNPMTAHTTNPVPVIITKNQVTLRTGGILGDLAPTMLDLLGVEKPVEMTGKSLLSK; encoded by the coding sequence ATGAGTAAGTCGCCTGTGGCACTTATCATCTTGGACGGTTTTGGCTGCCGTAACGAAGAAGAAGGAAATGCTGTTTTTCATGCGAAAAAACCGAACTTTGACCGTTATTGGGAACAGTATCCGCATTCCCATTTAACTGCAAGCGGGGAAGCGGTCGGCTTGCCTGCCGGTCAAATGGGTAACTCGGAAGTGGGCCATTTGAATATCGGGGCAGGACGGATCGTTTATCAAAGTCTGACCCGTGTTAACCTGGCAATCCGTGAAGGGGAGTTTGCAGAAAACCCAACTTTGGTCGATGGCATGAGCCATACCAAGAAAAAAGGGACGGACCTTCATCTTTTCGGTCTTCTTTCAGATGGCGGCGTTCACAGTCATATTGAACATATGTATGCCCTGCTGAAATTGGCCGCTAAAGAAGGAGTTAAAAATGTATATGTACATGCATTTTTAGATGGACGTGATGTCGGACCTAAAACGGCGCAAGGTTATATTAAGGAAGCGGAAGCGAAAATGAAGGAAATCGGTGTTGGTCAGTTCGCGACCATTTCAGGAAGGTATTATTCGATGGACCGTGATAAACGCTGGGAGCGTGTGGAGAAGTCCTACCGTTCTATGGTGTATGGTGATGGACCTTCTTACCCTTCTGCCATGGAATGTGTCGAGGATTCCTATGAACATGGTATTTTTGACGAATTCGTGATACCTTCAGTCATAACGGCGGAAGATGGTAAACCGGTGGCGACGATTAAAGATGATGATGCCGTCATCTTTTATAACTTCCGTCCAGACCGGGCGATCCAGATTTCGAATACGTTCACGAACGAGGACTTTCGCTCATTTGACCGCGGTCCTGGACATCCGAAGCATCTTCATTTTGTCTGCTTGACACATTTTTCGGAAACAGTTGACGGATATGTTGCTTTTAAGCCGACAAATCTTGATAATACATTAGGGGAAGTACTTTCCCAAAACCAGCTTACCCAGCTTCGTATCGCTGAAACTGAAAAATATCCGCATGTGACGTTTTTCATGAGCGGCGGACGTGAAGAGAAGTTTCCTGGTGAAGAGAGGATTTTGATTAATTCTCCGAAAGTAGCTACATATGATTTACAGCCGGAAATGAGTGCTTATGAATTGACTGATGCATTGATGGAACAAATTGAGGCTGACCGCTTCGATGCGATCCTCTTGAATTTTGCCAATCCGGACATGGTTGGTCATTCAGGGATGCTTGAGCCTACCATTAAAGCGATTGAAACCGTTGACGAATGCCTAGGCAGGATAGTCGATTTAATCGTCTCAAAAGGCGGTACGGCCATCATTACAGCTGACCATGGGAATGCTGATGAAGTCGTAACGCTCGAAGGCAACCCAATGACAGCCCATACAACGAATCCTGTGCCTGTCATTATCACTAAAAATCAGGTAACATTAAGAACAGGTGGAATCCTAGGCGATTTAGCTCCAACGATGCTTGATTTGCTTGGAGTCGAAAAACCTGTTGAAATGACAGGGAAATCCCTATTATCTAAATAA
- the tpiA gene encoding triose-phosphate isomerase translates to MRKPIIAGNWKMNKTLSEATAFLEEVSNLIPKQDLIDTVVCAPALFLDQLVQAAKGTDVKIGAQNMHFEESGAFTGEISPIALADLGVSYVILGHSERREMFNETDEAVNKKAHAAFAHRMTPIVCCGETLEQREAGETNDFVGSQIEKGLAGLSDEQLKQAVIAYEPIWAIGTGKSSSAQDANEVCAHIRSVVADKFSNEAAAAIRIQYGGSVKPENIKEYMAQPDIDGALVGGASLKTDSFLQLLEAGHYE, encoded by the coding sequence ATGCGTAAACCGATTATTGCAGGAAACTGGAAAATGAATAAAACACTATCTGAGGCGACTGCCTTTTTAGAAGAAGTGAGCAATTTGATTCCAAAGCAAGATTTAATCGATACGGTTGTATGTGCTCCAGCCTTGTTTTTGGATCAACTGGTTCAAGCAGCAAAAGGAACCGATGTGAAAATCGGGGCGCAGAACATGCACTTTGAAGAAAGTGGTGCTTTCACGGGAGAAATCAGCCCGATCGCTTTAGCTGATCTTGGTGTATCCTACGTCATACTTGGTCATTCCGAACGCCGGGAAATGTTCAACGAAACGGATGAAGCCGTTAATAAAAAAGCGCATGCCGCTTTTGCCCACCGGATGACCCCTATCGTTTGTTGCGGTGAAACACTTGAGCAAAGGGAAGCTGGCGAAACGAATGATTTCGTTGGAAGCCAGATTGAAAAAGGCTTAGCTGGATTATCAGACGAACAATTGAAACAAGCCGTCATTGCATATGAGCCGATTTGGGCGATTGGAACAGGAAAATCGTCATCTGCTCAAGATGCAAATGAAGTTTGTGCACATATCCGTTCTGTGGTTGCTGACAAATTTTCAAATGAAGCAGCCGCTGCCATCCGCATCCAGTACGGTGGCAGTGTAAAACCTGAGAATATTAAAGAGTACATGGCACAACCTGACATTGACGGTGCGTTGGTAGGCGGGGCTAGCTTGAAAACCGATTCCTTTTTACAATTGCTGGAGGCTGGTCACTATGAGTAA
- a CDS encoding phosphoglycerate kinase: MNKKSIRDIELKGKRVFCRVDFNVPMQDGKISDDTRIKAALPTISYLTEQGAKVILASHLGRPKGQVVEELRLAPVAERLSELSGKDVQKAEEAYGDSVQSIIDNMQNGEILLLENVRFYPGEEKNDQELAKSFAALADVYVNDAFGAAHRAHASTEGIAHHLPAVAGLLMEKELSVLGKALFNPERPFTAIIGGAKVKDKIGVIENLLENVDHLIIGGGLGYTFIKAQGHEIGNSLLEEDKIELAKSFIESAKEKGVKLHLPIDAVVTAEFSPDAETENVDIDAIPSDKMALDIGPKTSELFADVIKGSKLVIWNGPMGVFEFDKFANGTRTVAEALAEAKDTYSIVGGGDSAAAAEKFGLAEKMSHISTGGGASLEFMEGKELPGVVALNDK; the protein is encoded by the coding sequence ATGAATAAAAAGTCGATTAGAGACATTGAATTAAAGGGGAAACGCGTATTTTGCCGTGTTGATTTCAACGTGCCGATGCAGGACGGGAAGATCTCGGATGATACGAGAATCAAAGCTGCACTTCCGACGATTTCCTATCTGACGGAACAAGGCGCTAAAGTCATTTTAGCTAGTCACCTTGGCCGCCCTAAAGGACAAGTCGTTGAAGAATTGCGTTTAGCTCCTGTTGCGGAAAGACTAAGCGAACTTAGTGGAAAAGATGTGCAAAAGGCTGAGGAAGCTTACGGTGATTCCGTTCAATCAATCATTGATAACATGCAAAATGGCGAGATCCTGTTGTTGGAAAACGTTCGTTTCTATCCAGGAGAAGAGAAGAATGATCAAGAATTGGCGAAGTCATTCGCTGCACTGGCGGATGTATATGTAAATGATGCATTCGGAGCTGCGCATCGTGCACATGCTTCAACTGAAGGAATAGCACACCATCTCCCAGCTGTTGCCGGATTGCTGATGGAAAAAGAACTTTCTGTGCTAGGAAAAGCGTTATTCAACCCGGAACGTCCTTTTACAGCTATAATTGGCGGAGCAAAAGTAAAGGATAAGATAGGCGTTATCGAAAACCTTTTGGAAAATGTCGATCACTTGATCATTGGTGGTGGACTGGGTTATACATTTATTAAAGCGCAAGGTCATGAAATCGGTAATTCTTTATTGGAAGAAGACAAAATAGAATTGGCCAAGTCTTTCATCGAAAGCGCAAAAGAAAAAGGCGTAAAATTGCATTTGCCTATCGATGCGGTCGTAACAGCTGAATTTTCACCTGATGCAGAGACAGAGAATGTCGATATCGATGCTATTCCAAGTGATAAAATGGCTCTGGATATCGGTCCGAAAACAAGTGAATTATTTGCGGATGTAATCAAAGGATCCAAGCTTGTCATATGGAATGGACCAATGGGAGTATTCGAGTTCGATAAATTTGCTAATGGAACGAGAACGGTTGCTGAAGCATTGGCGGAAGCAAAAGATACTTACAGCATTGTAGGCGGAGGGGATTCGGCCGCAGCTGCTGAAAAGTTTGGCTTAGCAGAAAAGATGTCCCATATTTCAACAGGCGGCGGTGCATCTCTTGAGTTCATGGAAGGCAAGGAATTGCCTGGTGTTGTGGCCTTGAACGATAAATAA
- the gap gene encoding type I glyceraldehyde-3-phosphate dehydrogenase codes for MAVKVGINGFGRIGRNVFRAALSNPEVEIVAINDLTDANMLAHLLQYDTIHGSLNEKVTVDGDYLVVDGLKVKVLAERDPAQLAWGELGVEVVVESTGRFTKRADAAKHLEAGAKKVIISAPASDEDITIVMGVNEDKYDAANHHVISNASCTTNCLAPFAKVLHEQFGIKRGMMTTVHSYTNDQQILDLPHKDYRRARAAAENIIPTTTGAAKAVALVLPELKGKLNGMAMRVPTPNVSVVDLVAELEKDTTVEEVNAAFKKASEGELKGILEYSELPLVSTDYNGNPSSSTIDALSTMVMEGNMVKVLSWYDNETGYSSRVVDLIDYLAKKGL; via the coding sequence ATGGCAGTAAAAGTTGGAATTAATGGTTTTGGACGTATAGGACGTAATGTATTTCGTGCAGCATTGAGTAATCCTGAGGTGGAGATCGTTGCTATTAACGACTTAACGGATGCTAATATGCTAGCGCATCTTCTTCAATACGATACAATTCATGGATCTCTTAATGAAAAAGTAACAGTTGATGGGGATTATCTTGTTGTTGATGGTCTTAAAGTCAAAGTATTGGCTGAACGTGATCCTGCACAATTAGCATGGGGTGAACTAGGAGTAGAAGTAGTTGTAGAATCTACAGGACGTTTCACAAAACGTGCAGATGCAGCTAAGCATTTAGAAGCTGGTGCGAAAAAAGTAATCATCTCTGCTCCTGCATCTGATGAAGATATCACAATCGTCATGGGTGTAAACGAAGACAAATATGATGCAGCAAACCACCATGTTATCTCTAATGCTTCTTGTACAACGAACTGCTTAGCTCCATTTGCAAAAGTGCTTCATGAACAATTCGGAATCAAACGCGGTATGATGACTACTGTTCACTCATATACAAATGATCAGCAAATCCTTGATTTGCCTCATAAAGATTACCGTCGTGCACGTGCAGCTGCTGAGAATATCATTCCTACAACAACTGGGGCAGCAAAAGCTGTTGCACTTGTCCTTCCTGAACTTAAAGGGAAATTGAATGGTATGGCAATGCGCGTACCTACTCCAAACGTCTCTGTTGTCGACCTTGTTGCAGAACTTGAAAAAGACACAACAGTTGAAGAAGTGAATGCAGCATTTAAAAAGGCTTCTGAAGGCGAACTAAAAGGAATTCTTGAGTACAGCGAACTTCCGCTAGTATCAACTGACTATAACGGTAACCCATCTTCTTCTACAATCGATGCCCTTTCAACAATGGTAATGGAAGGAAACATGGTTAAAGTATTATCTTGGTATGATAATGAAACTGGATATTCTAGCCGTGTTGTTGATTTGATCGACTATTTGGCTAAAAAAGGATTGTAA